The genome window GATCTCCTGTTCTACAGCGTGCTGGGTGTGGTGCTGGGCGGGCGCCTGGGCTATGTCCTGTTCTACAAGCCGGCCTATTACCTGGCGCATCCGCTGGAGATCCTCGCGGTCTGGCATGGGGGCATGTCGTTCCACGGCGGGCTGCTGGGCGTGCTGCTGGTCATGGCGTTGTTCGCGCGGCGCCGCGGCTTTCGTTTCCTGCAGGTGGGCGACTTCGTCGCGACGCTGGTGCCGCTGGGGCTGGCGGCCGGGCGCCTGGGCAATTTCATCAACGGCGAATTGTGGGGCCGGGCGACCACCGTGCCCTGGGGCATGGTGTTCCCGCAAGCGGGCGACGGTGTCGCGCGCCATCCTTCGCAGTTGTACGAGGTCGGCCTGGAGGGCCTGGCCCTGTTCGCGCTGGTCTGGCTGTT of Pigmentiphaga sp. H8 contains these proteins:
- the lgt gene encoding prolipoprotein diacylglyceryl transferase codes for the protein MLVHPQFSPIAFEIGPLAVRWYGLMYLVAFLLAWTLGRWRIRHGKTALTTRDLDDLLFYSVLGVVLGGRLGYVLFYKPAYYLAHPLEILAVWHGGMSFHGGLLGVLLVMALFARRRGFRFLQVGDFVATLVPLGLAAGRLGNFINGELWGRATTVPWGMVFPQAGDGVARHPSQLYEVGLEGLALFALVWLFASKPRPVGQVSGVFLMGYGFFRFMVEYTREPDSFLGILAGGLSMGQWLSLPMVLAGLALFVWARRPAA